Proteins found in one Paenibacillus dendritiformis genomic segment:
- a CDS encoding alpha-ketoacid dehydrogenase subunit beta — protein sequence MAQMNMKEAIRDAMRVELKRDPNVLVFGEDVGHVGGVFRATEGLQKEFGDERVFDTPLAESAIGGMAVGLGIQGFRPIAEIQFVGFIYEALDQICVQAARMRYRSGGRYNAPIVFRTPFGGGVKAAELHTDSLEGLLVQTPGIKVVIPSNPYDAKGLLISAIRDNDPVFFMEHLNLYHAYREEVPEEDYTVPLGEAKVVREGKDVTIIAYGLMVHTAMKAAAELEKEGIQAEVIDLRTLIPLDIDTIVASIKKTNRAIVVQEAQKTSGVAAEVIAQINEKAILHLEAPVLRVTGPDTVYPFAQIEDTWLPTPARIVAGAKKVLDF from the coding sequence ATGGCACAAATGAATATGAAAGAAGCGATTCGCGACGCAATGCGCGTGGAATTGAAGCGGGATCCGAACGTGTTGGTATTTGGGGAAGACGTCGGCCATGTCGGCGGCGTGTTCCGTGCAACGGAAGGTCTGCAAAAAGAGTTTGGCGATGAGCGTGTCTTCGATACGCCGCTGGCAGAGTCCGCAATCGGCGGGATGGCTGTCGGTCTCGGCATCCAAGGCTTCCGCCCTATCGCGGAAATCCAGTTCGTCGGATTCATCTATGAAGCTCTTGACCAAATCTGTGTTCAAGCAGCACGCATGCGCTACCGCTCCGGCGGACGCTACAACGCGCCAATCGTATTCCGTACGCCATTCGGCGGCGGGGTAAAAGCGGCAGAACTGCATACAGACTCGCTGGAAGGCTTGCTCGTACAAACACCGGGCATTAAAGTAGTTATTCCTTCGAATCCATATGATGCGAAAGGATTGCTCATCTCGGCGATCCGTGACAACGACCCTGTATTCTTCATGGAACACTTGAACCTGTACCATGCTTATCGCGAAGAGGTGCCTGAAGAAGACTACACTGTTCCGCTCGGCGAAGCGAAGGTCGTCCGCGAAGGCAAGGACGTTACAATCATCGCTTACGGCTTGATGGTTCATACGGCGATGAAAGCAGCCGCTGAACTGGAGAAGGAAGGCATTCAAGCGGAAGTCATCGACCTGCGCACGTTGATTCCGTTGGATATCGATACAATCGTCGCTTCGATCAAGAAGACGAACCGCGCTATCGTCGTTCAAGAGGCGCAAAAAACTTCCGGCGTCGCTGCAGAAGTCATTGCCCAAATCAATGAAAAGGCGATTCTTCATCTGGAAGCGCCAGTGCTGCGCGTAACCGGTCCGGACACGGTATATCCGTTTGCCCAAATCGAGGACACTTGGCTGCCAACGCCTGCCCGCATCGTAGCTGGCGCCAAAAAAGTATTGGACTTCTAA